A stretch of the Dechloromonas sp. TW-R-39-2 genome encodes the following:
- a CDS encoding cob(I)yrinic acid a,c-diamide adenosyltransferase: MSNTGNSEQETSSERKGNRLSKIVTRTGDAGTTGLGDGSRTTKDSLRIDTIGEVDELNSSLGLLLCEELPEKVRAALLDIQHDLFDLGGELCLPGMSVMKDAQVARLEELVEDFNADLPMLKEFILPGGTRPAAIAHLCRTICRRTERSMVRLNNAEALSEAARRYVNRLSDLLFVLGRVLNRAGGRGDVLWQKGKNAA, encoded by the coding sequence GTGAGCAACACCGGGAACAGCGAACAAGAAACAAGCAGCGAACGCAAGGGCAACCGCCTCTCGAAGATCGTCACCCGCACCGGCGATGCCGGCACCACGGGGCTCGGCGACGGTAGCCGGACGACCAAGGACAGCCTGCGCATCGACACCATCGGCGAAGTCGATGAACTCAACTCCAGCCTCGGCCTGCTGCTCTGCGAAGAGTTGCCGGAAAAAGTGCGCGCCGCCCTGCTCGACATCCAGCACGATCTGTTCGACCTTGGCGGCGAACTGTGCCTGCCGGGCATGAGCGTGATGAAGGACGCCCAGGTCGCCCGGCTTGAGGAACTGGTCGAAGACTTCAACGCCGACCTGCCGATGCTCAAGGAATTCATCCTGCCCGGCGGCACCCGTCCGGCGGCCATCGCCCACCTCTGCCGCACCATCTGCCGGCGCACCGAGCGCTCAATGGTGCGCCTGAACAATGCCGAGGCGCTTTCCGAAGCCGCCCGCCGCTACGTCAATCGACTCTCCGACCTGCTCTTCGTGCTTGGCCGCGTACTCAACCGGGCCGGCGGCCGGGGCGACGTGCTGTGGCAAAAAGGCAAGAACGCCGCATGA
- a CDS encoding DUF1330 domain-containing protein — translation MSACVIGHITVKDADKWAQYRAQVPATIAPWGAELVFRGLTVKVLAGEHAHTDTVVIRFPDQASVDGWYQSAAYQALIPLREQAADLVLISFSD, via the coding sequence ATGAGCGCCTGCGTCATCGGCCACATCACGGTCAAGGATGCCGACAAATGGGCGCAATACCGCGCTCAGGTGCCGGCAACCATCGCCCCGTGGGGGGCCGAACTGGTCTTTCGCGGCCTGACCGTGAAGGTACTGGCCGGCGAACATGCCCACACCGATACCGTCGTCATCCGCTTTCCCGACCAGGCTTCGGTCGATGGCTGGTATCAATCGGCGGCATACCAGGCCCTGATCCCGCTGCGCGAACAGGCCGCCGATCTGGTCCTGATCAGCTTTAGCGATTGA
- the aroG gene encoding 3-deoxy-7-phosphoheptulonate synthase AroG: MTPQSKPNTDDVRIKEIKELVPPAHVFREYPLSNRAAQTTYAARQAIHRILHGADDRLLVVIGPCSIHDYDLALDYARKLAKEAGKYADDLVVLMRVYFEKPRTTVGWKGLINDPRLDNTFRINEGIRLARKILLDINELDLPCATEFLDTITPQYTADLIAWGAIGARTTESQVHRELASGLSCPVGFKNGTDGNMRIAVDAIRSANSPHHFLSVTKSGHTAIVSTMGNEDCHVILRGGKEPNYDAASVDAAATEIAKAGLAARLMVDFSHGNSRKQFKLQMEVNDSICEQLNSGEDRIVGVMVESHLVEGRQDLSPEKELTYGQSITDACINWDDSLLVLEKLAAAVRARRAAKAAE, from the coding sequence ATGACGCCGCAAAGCAAACCGAATACTGACGACGTTCGCATCAAGGAAATCAAGGAACTGGTTCCGCCGGCTCACGTCTTCCGCGAATACCCGCTGTCGAATCGCGCCGCACAGACCACCTACGCCGCACGCCAGGCGATCCACCGCATCCTGCACGGTGCCGATGACCGCTTGCTGGTCGTGATCGGCCCCTGCTCGATTCACGATTACGACCTGGCGCTCGATTACGCCAGGAAACTGGCCAAGGAGGCCGGCAAATATGCCGACGACCTCGTCGTGCTGATGCGTGTCTATTTCGAAAAGCCGCGCACGACGGTGGGCTGGAAAGGCCTGATCAACGACCCGCGCCTCGACAACACCTTCCGCATCAACGAAGGCATCCGCCTGGCACGCAAGATCCTGCTCGACATCAACGAACTCGATCTGCCCTGTGCCACCGAGTTCCTCGATACCATCACCCCGCAATACACTGCCGACCTGATCGCCTGGGGCGCCATCGGGGCGCGTACCACCGAGTCGCAAGTGCATCGCGAACTGGCCTCCGGCCTGTCCTGCCCGGTCGGTTTCAAGAACGGCACCGACGGCAACATGCGTATCGCGGTCGACGCCATCCGTTCGGCCAATTCGCCGCACCATTTCCTGTCGGTCACCAAGTCCGGTCACACCGCCATCGTGTCGACGATGGGCAACGAGGACTGCCACGTCATCCTGCGCGGCGGCAAGGAGCCGAACTATGACGCCGCCAGCGTTGACGCTGCCGCCACCGAAATCGCCAAGGCCGGTCTGGCCGCACGGCTGATGGTTGATTTCTCGCACGGCAACAGCCGCAAGCAGTTCAAGCTGCAGATGGAAGTCAATGACAGCATCTGCGAACAGCTGAACAGCGGCGAAGACCGTATCGTCGGCGTGATGGTCGAATCCCACCTGGTCGAAGGCCGTCAGGATCTCTCGCCTGAAAAGGAACTGACCTACGGCCAGAGCATCACCGATGCCTGCATCAACTGGGACGACAGCCTGCTCGTGCTGGAAAAACTGGCCGCCGCCGTCCGCGCCCGTCGCGCAGCCAAGGCCGCCGAGTAA
- a CDS encoding crotonase/enoyl-CoA hydratase family protein, which yields MQQPTLTTITLSLDQGIAEIRLNRPDKSNAMNDAMWQEIRLAFDWVDATPAARVAILAGEGRNFCAGIDLSMLGSIQQRIAHPDGARSREALRRLILDLQDCLSSLERCRKPVLAAIQGACVGGALDLVTCCDMRYASPETIFSIKEIDLGMVADVGTLQRLPRLVGDGMARELAYTGRNVDAAEAERLGLVNRVFASPEALTAGVHALAATIATKSPLATRGLKEVMNYSREHSVADGLNHVAGWNAAMLLSGDLNEAMLAQRERRAAKFVD from the coding sequence ATGCAACAACCCACACTGACCACGATTACCCTCAGCCTCGACCAGGGCATCGCCGAAATCCGCCTCAACCGGCCGGACAAATCGAACGCGATGAACGATGCGATGTGGCAGGAAATCCGCCTCGCCTTCGACTGGGTAGACGCCACGCCGGCAGCGCGTGTCGCCATCCTTGCCGGCGAAGGCCGCAACTTCTGCGCCGGTATCGACCTGAGCATGCTCGGCAGCATCCAGCAACGCATCGCCCACCCCGACGGCGCACGCAGCCGCGAAGCCCTGCGCCGCCTGATTCTCGACCTGCAGGATTGCCTGAGCAGTCTCGAACGCTGCCGCAAACCGGTGCTCGCCGCCATCCAGGGCGCCTGCGTCGGCGGTGCGCTCGATCTCGTCACCTGTTGCGACATGCGCTACGCCTCGCCGGAAACCATTTTTTCAATCAAGGAAATCGACCTCGGCATGGTCGCCGACGTCGGCACACTGCAGCGCCTGCCGCGCCTGGTCGGCGACGGCATGGCCCGCGAACTGGCTTACACCGGGCGCAATGTCGACGCCGCAGAAGCCGAACGCCTCGGCCTGGTCAACCGCGTTTTTGCCTCACCGGAGGCGTTGACCGCAGGCGTCCACGCCCTGGCCGCAACGATTGCCACCAAATCCCCCCTGGCCACCCGCGGCCTCAAGGAAGTCATGAACTACAGCCGCGAACACAGCGTGGCCGACGGCCTCAACCACGTCGCCGGCTGGAATGCCGCCATGCTGCTCTCCGGCGACCTCAACGAAGCTATGCTCGCCCAACGCGAACGACGGGCGGCGAAATTTGTGGATTGA
- a CDS encoding type IV pili methyl-accepting chemotaxis transducer N-terminal domain-containing protein, whose translation MKYLLGLFLACLLCLPSPEATAQISDINSAINKAGRQRMLSQRIAKAYFQIGQKIDVDRSKKVLDVSVALFDRQLVELKGFAPTPEIRETYLKLEKSWLAYKDILLGAPSSPDNGRKVLALSEEVLLLANQGTELLEKRSGTTAGRLLNLSGRQRMLSQRMAKYYQAMAWGVGDANSSAGLGKARREFADAQAELLASPVNTPQLKDALGLVGQQWFFFENALGQKSGADNRPQTAVATTSERILEEMESVVTLYERLPH comes from the coding sequence GTGAAATATCTGCTTGGCCTCTTCCTGGCATGCCTGCTTTGCCTTCCCTCACCTGAGGCGACCGCCCAGATCAGCGATATCAATTCAGCCATCAACAAGGCCGGGCGCCAGCGCATGCTTTCACAGCGTATTGCCAAGGCTTATTTCCAGATTGGCCAGAAAATCGATGTCGACCGCAGCAAAAAGGTGCTGGATGTCTCGGTGGCTCTGTTTGATCGCCAATTGGTTGAATTGAAAGGTTTTGCGCCGACGCCGGAGATTCGCGAGACCTACCTCAAGCTTGAAAAATCCTGGCTGGCCTACAAGGACATCCTGCTCGGTGCGCCGTCTTCGCCCGATAACGGCCGCAAGGTGCTTGCCCTGTCTGAAGAAGTCCTGTTACTGGCCAATCAGGGCACCGAGCTGCTTGAAAAACGGTCCGGCACGACCGCCGGTCGCCTGCTCAATCTCTCCGGCCGCCAGCGCATGTTGTCGCAGCGCATGGCCAAGTATTACCAGGCGATGGCCTGGGGGGTCGGCGATGCCAATAGCTCGGCCGGGCTGGGCAAGGCACGGCGTGAATTCGCCGATGCGCAAGCCGAATTGCTGGCTTCGCCGGTCAACACGCCGCAGCTCAAGGACGCGCTCGGGCTGGTTGGCCAGCAGTGGTTCTTCTTCGAAAATGCCCTTGGCCAGAAAAGCGGCGCCGACAATCGTCCGCAGACCGCGGTGGCGACAACCAGCGAACGTATCCTCGAAGAAATGGAATCGGTGGTTACCTTGTACGAGCGCTTGCCGCACTAA
- a CDS encoding carbon-nitrogen hydrolase family protein, whose translation MIKKNCRIAALQMVSGPRVADNLEVAGRLVAEAVDQGAQLVALPEYFPIIGAADADRVRAREQFGNGPVQDWLAATAARHDVWIIAGSIPLTATQPHQMRNSTLVFNDGGDCVARYDKIHLFGFKKGAEAYNESAFIEPGDTPVAVDTPFGRIALSICYDLRFPELYRSLGPVDLILMPAAFTDTTGRAHWEILLRARAIENQCYLLAVGQGGQHENGRMTHGNSMIVDPWGEILDRKMKGPGVVIADLDHARIAEIRESLPALAHRIL comes from the coding sequence GTGATCAAGAAAAACTGCCGGATAGCCGCTTTACAGATGGTTTCCGGGCCGCGCGTGGCCGATAACCTGGAAGTGGCCGGGCGCCTGGTTGCCGAGGCGGTCGATCAGGGGGCGCAACTGGTTGCGCTGCCGGAGTATTTTCCGATCATCGGCGCGGCCGATGCGGACCGGGTCCGGGCGCGCGAGCAGTTTGGCAACGGTCCGGTGCAGGACTGGCTGGCGGCCACGGCGGCGCGGCACGATGTCTGGATTATTGCCGGTTCCATCCCGTTGACCGCGACGCAGCCGCACCAGATGCGCAACAGCACGCTGGTTTTCAACGATGGCGGCGATTGCGTCGCGCGCTACGACAAGATTCACCTGTTTGGCTTCAAGAAGGGAGCCGAGGCGTACAACGAATCGGCCTTCATCGAGCCGGGCGATACACCGGTCGCGGTCGATACGCCGTTTGGCCGCATCGCGCTGTCGATCTGCTACGACCTGCGTTTTCCCGAGCTGTACCGCTCGCTCGGGCCGGTCGACCTGATCCTGATGCCGGCCGCCTTCACCGATACGACCGGCCGGGCGCACTGGGAAATCCTGCTGCGCGCCCGCGCCATCGAGAACCAATGCTACCTGCTCGCGGTCGGACAGGGCGGCCAGCATGAAAATGGCCGAATGACCCACGGCAACAGCATGATTGTCGATCCCTGGGGTGAAATCCTCGACCGCAAGATGAAGGGGCCGGGCGTTGTCATCGCCGACCTCGATCACGCCCGCATTGCCGAAATCCGCGAGAGCCTGCCGGCGCTCGCCCACCGTATTCTCTGA
- a CDS encoding YhdP family protein produces MNSESAQSCAESRQQVRATVYHRLHWLWPVLAHPTVRLLGWLLFAAWLVFAALILALRYAVLPNVAAYQPQIEAAASRAIGQPVRIGRIEARWEGLNPDLVLNDVLLLDRNGVPAFSLASVESVLSWESLWRLQIRLDLLAFERPVLHVRRESSGKITVAGLDTEGESDPAFAEWVLQQKHIRIRNASIVWEDRLRKAPPLALEELQFGLDNSGRRHRFGLSAAPPAELAARIDIRGEVRGDLGEALELLKGKIFVELDYADLAGWQKWVDYPVHLPQGRGAIRVWGDLAEGDGKVTADVALEELRVRLGKKLPELDLASLRGRFEGRYKADQWMLAGRKVELLTLDGLRIAPTDFQVDLRQNAQTAAVNGNASASFLDLSILARLAAYMPLDARSRELLQKHQPQGRIAELRASWGLEGEELKRYALKAAFSEMGIRADGYVPGALGITGKLDLTEKGGELSFDAGTSGLSLPAVFPVPDIALDSLKARLNWKTTADAVDIKLEKLDFAGPEAAGSARGTYRYSGDGPGEIDLLATVDRADGRAVWRYMPHAVNAEARNWIRRGIVAGRGYDGRLVLKGNLRDFPFRDASKGQFIVTAKAADAKVDYVAGWPTIENIDANMTFGVGMKIEADKGAILGAKLSAVTVELPDFESHEEMLLVRGVAQGPTSEFFKFIERSPVAATIDHFTDGMKATGSGRLNLELDIPLRHALDTRMRGDYRFQNNVLEPLAALPPITQVNGRLVLTENTVAAQDIVGKVFGGPIKVNVKSAGDKVGVVASGTANVAEVHRHFGFPLMEHLTGSAGWKADIAIRKRNADFVIESDLLGVSSPLPDPLNKNATTALPLRIERSAPDATREQYRIVLGKVAQGLMVRRQGNWERGVFAVGEADLRLPEKGLAVRVAAPQIDADAWKNFIPAGSAQESTSGGGLALSLLTLKTPRLHLFGRDYSQVESTLRPRDGGWQIGLNTRDAVGDIFWRSAGEGWVEGSFKRLVIRPASEGGDGHSELVNSLPGMNLAVDDFYIGEKALGKLELRARNDKGAWNLDNFSLHNPDGSLKGRATWLNAGRHQTRMNFELNSADAGKLLARLGYVDAVRRGTAKLSGDLQWSGPLTAIHYPSLTGQMNVLAEKGQFNKLEPGVGKLLGLISLQSLPRRLTLDFRDIFSDGLAFDSIEGSLSVRKGIMRTTEPLRISGPAAQIEMRGETDLRAETQDLQVIVRPELGGLAAVGAAALVNPVVGAAALVANTVLQKPLNRLFSYRYHVTGSWSDPLVDKAGEPAPEVKSSAEEGNKP; encoded by the coding sequence GTGAATAGCGAAAGCGCTCAGTCCTGCGCTGAATCCCGTCAGCAAGTGCGTGCCACGGTCTACCATCGGCTGCACTGGCTATGGCCCGTGCTGGCCCATCCGACAGTGCGTCTGCTCGGTTGGCTGCTGTTCGCTGCCTGGCTGGTTTTCGCAGCACTGATTCTCGCCCTGCGCTATGCCGTTCTGCCGAATGTGGCGGCCTACCAGCCGCAAATCGAGGCAGCGGCCAGTCGCGCCATCGGCCAGCCGGTGCGCATCGGCCGTATCGAGGCGCGCTGGGAAGGGCTGAATCCCGATCTTGTGTTGAATGACGTGCTGCTGCTTGACCGCAATGGCGTGCCGGCTTTTTCGCTGGCCAGCGTCGAGAGCGTCTTGTCCTGGGAAAGTTTGTGGCGCTTGCAGATCCGCCTTGATTTGCTGGCCTTCGAGCGGCCGGTACTGCATGTCCGGCGGGAAAGCAGCGGCAAGATCACCGTGGCCGGGCTGGATACTGAGGGCGAGAGCGATCCGGCCTTTGCCGAGTGGGTGCTGCAGCAAAAACACATTCGCATCCGTAATGCCAGCATCGTCTGGGAGGATCGCCTGCGCAAGGCGCCGCCGCTGGCGCTGGAGGAATTGCAGTTCGGGCTGGACAACAGCGGCCGGCGCCATCGTTTCGGGCTCTCTGCCGCTCCACCGGCCGAACTGGCGGCGCGCATCGACATTCGTGGCGAGGTGCGTGGCGATCTCGGTGAGGCGCTGGAGTTGCTCAAGGGCAAGATTTTTGTCGAGCTGGATTACGCCGATCTGGCCGGCTGGCAAAAATGGGTCGATTACCCGGTGCACCTGCCGCAAGGCCGCGGTGCGATTCGCGTCTGGGGCGATCTGGCCGAAGGCGATGGCAAGGTGACGGCCGACGTGGCGCTCGAAGAGTTGCGCGTCAGGCTCGGCAAGAAATTGCCCGAACTCGATCTGGCCAGCCTGCGCGGTCGCTTCGAAGGGCGTTACAAGGCGGATCAGTGGATGCTGGCCGGGCGCAAGGTCGAGCTGCTGACGCTGGATGGTTTGCGTATCGCACCGACCGATTTCCAGGTCGATCTGCGCCAGAATGCCCAGACTGCCGCGGTCAACGGCAATGCCAGTGCCAGTTTTCTCGATCTCTCGATTCTTGCCCGCCTGGCGGCCTACATGCCGCTCGATGCGCGCAGTCGCGAGTTGTTGCAAAAGCACCAGCCGCAAGGGCGGATTGCCGAATTGCGCGCCAGTTGGGGCCTAGAGGGTGAAGAACTCAAGCGCTATGCCCTCAAGGCTGCGTTCAGTGAGATGGGCATCCGGGCCGATGGTTATGTGCCTGGTGCTTTGGGGATCACCGGCAAACTCGATCTGACCGAGAAGGGCGGCGAACTGAGTTTCGATGCAGGAACCTCCGGCCTGTCGCTGCCGGCAGTGTTTCCCGTGCCGGATATCGCGCTGGATAGCCTGAAAGCCCGTCTGAACTGGAAAACAACCGCCGATGCGGTCGATATCAAGCTGGAAAAACTCGATTTCGCCGGCCCCGAGGCGGCCGGTTCGGCGCGCGGGACTTACCGTTACAGCGGTGATGGTCCGGGTGAAATCGACCTGTTGGCGACGGTCGACCGCGCCGATGGCCGGGCGGTCTGGCGCTACATGCCGCATGCCGTCAATGCCGAAGCACGCAACTGGATCCGGCGCGGTATCGTCGCCGGACGCGGCTACGATGGCCGTCTGGTGCTCAAGGGCAACCTCCGGGATTTCCCCTTCCGCGATGCAAGCAAGGGCCAGTTCATCGTCACCGCCAAGGCGGCCGATGCCAAGGTCGATTACGTGGCTGGCTGGCCGACCATCGAGAATATCGACGCCAACATGACTTTCGGTGTCGGCATGAAGATCGAAGCCGACAAGGGCGCCATCCTGGGGGCCAAGCTGTCGGCAGTGACGGTTGAATTGCCCGATTTCGAATCGCACGAAGAAATGCTCCTGGTGCGCGGCGTGGCGCAGGGGCCGACCAGCGAGTTTTTCAAATTCATCGAGCGTAGCCCGGTGGCGGCGACCATCGATCATTTCACCGATGGCATGAAAGCAACGGGCAGTGGCCGGCTCAATCTGGAACTCGATATTCCCTTGCGTCACGCGCTCGATACCCGGATGCGCGGCGATTATCGTTTTCAGAACAACGTGCTTGAGCCGCTTGCGGCATTACCGCCGATCACCCAGGTCAATGGTCGCCTGGTGCTGACCGAAAATACGGTAGCGGCGCAGGATATTGTCGGCAAGGTTTTTGGCGGGCCGATCAAGGTCAATGTCAAAAGTGCCGGCGACAAGGTGGGGGTCGTGGCGAGCGGCACGGCCAATGTGGCCGAGGTGCATCGGCATTTCGGCTTTCCGCTGATGGAGCATCTGACCGGCAGCGCCGGCTGGAAGGCCGATATCGCGATCCGCAAGCGGAATGCCGATTTCGTCATCGAGTCCGACTTGCTGGGCGTCAGCTCTCCCTTGCCCGATCCGCTCAACAAGAATGCGACGACGGCCTTGCCCTTGCGCATCGAACGCAGTGCGCCGGATGCCACGCGCGAGCAATACCGGATCGTCCTGGGCAAGGTGGCTCAGGGGCTGATGGTGCGCCGCCAGGGAAATTGGGAGCGCGGGGTCTTTGCCGTGGGCGAGGCCGATTTGCGCCTGCCGGAAAAGGGGTTGGCGGTGCGTGTCGCTGCACCACAGATCGATGCCGATGCCTGGAAGAATTTCATTCCGGCCGGCTCGGCTCAGGAAAGCACTTCGGGAGGCGGGCTGGCGCTCAGTCTGCTGACTCTGAAAACGCCGCGCCTGCATTTGTTCGGGCGTGATTACAGCCAGGTCGAAAGTACCCTGAGGCCGCGCGATGGCGGCTGGCAGATCGGTCTGAATACGCGCGATGCGGTTGGCGATATTTTCTGGCGCAGCGCTGGTGAGGGTTGGGTCGAGGGCAGTTTTAAGCGTCTGGTCATCCGCCCTGCCAGCGAGGGCGGCGATGGACACAGCGAACTGGTTAACTCGCTGCCCGGCATGAATCTCGCGGTCGACGACTTTTATATCGGCGAAAAGGCGCTGGGCAAGCTGGAGCTGCGGGCGCGTAACGACAAGGGGGCCTGGAATCTCGACAACTTCAGCCTGCACAATCCGGACGGCAGCCTCAAGGGGCGGGCGACCTGGCTGAATGCCGGGCGCCACCAGACGCGGATGAATTTTGAACTGAATTCGGCCGATGCCGGCAAGCTGCTTGCCCGTCTTGGCTATGTCGATGCTGTCCGCCGGGGAACCGCGAAGCTGAGCGGCGACCTGCAGTGGAGCGGGCCGCTGACGGCTATCCATTACCCGTCGCTGACTGGGCAGATGAATGTGCTGGCTGAAAAAGGGCAGTTCAACAAGCTGGAGCCGGGCGTCGGCAAGTTGCTCGGGCTGATTTCGCTGCAATCGTTGCCGCGTCGCCTGACCCTCGATTTCCGCGATATTTTCAGCGACGGGCTGGCTTTCGACAGCATTGAGGGCAGTCTGTCGGTGCGCAAGGGCATCATGCGGACGACTGAACCTTTGCGCATTTCCGGTCCGGCAGCGCAGATCGAAATGCGCGGTGAAACCGATCTACGGGCCGAAACGCAGGATTTGCAGGTCATTGTTCGCCCCGAACTGGGCGGTCTGGCGGCAGTTGGTGCGGCGGCGCTGGTCAATCCGGTGGTTGGTGCGGCGGCGCTGGTCGCCAATACCGTGCTGCAAAAGCCGCTCAATCGCCTGTTCAGCTACCGTTATCATGTCACCGGCAGCTGGAGCGATCCGCTGGTCGACAAGGCTGGAGAACCTGCCCCCGAGGTCAAATCATCCGCTGAAGAAGGAAACAAGCCGTGA
- the tldD gene encoding metalloprotease TldD, translating into MNSQSALAQAESLLLTPFSLNEGDLSRTFGQILTHQVDYADLYFQYSRSEAWSLDEGIVKSGSFNIDQGVGVRAISGEKTAFAYSDDISALALNDAAAAVRAIAAAGQNGILPAFKASTAARALYLPNDPIASLPAEAKVKLLERLEGFARALDPRVVQVMASLAGEYDVVLVAGSDGRLAADIRPLVRCSVSVIVEENGKREQGGAGGGGRFDFAYFDDEVLQRYAKEAVHQAVINLHADAAPAGQMTVVLGSGWPGILLHEAVGHGLEGDFNRKGSSAFSGRVGQRVAAKGVTVIDDGTIADRRGSLNIDDEGNTTQRTVLIEDGILKGYMQDSLNARLMGVAPTGNGRRESFAHLPLPRMTNTMMLAGEHDPQEIIKSVKKGIYAANFGGGQVDITSGKFVFSMSEAYLIEDGKVTRPIKGATLIGNGPDAMTRISMIGNDLQLDPGVGTCGKDGQSVPVGVGQPTLRIDGLTVGGTA; encoded by the coding sequence ATGAATTCACAAAGCGCACTGGCCCAGGCCGAATCGCTGCTGCTGACCCCTTTCTCGCTGAATGAAGGCGATTTGTCGCGCACTTTCGGTCAGATCCTGACGCATCAGGTCGACTACGCCGACCTTTACTTCCAGTATTCCCGTTCCGAGGCGTGGAGCCTGGATGAAGGCATCGTCAAGTCGGGCAGTTTCAATATCGACCAAGGGGTCGGGGTGCGTGCCATTTCCGGTGAAAAGACCGCATTTGCCTACTCCGATGACATCAGTGCGCTGGCCTTGAATGATGCCGCTGCGGCCGTTCGGGCGATTGCCGCCGCTGGCCAGAATGGCATTTTGCCGGCTTTCAAGGCGTCGACCGCGGCACGTGCGCTGTATCTGCCCAACGACCCGATCGCCTCCTTGCCGGCCGAAGCCAAGGTCAAGTTGCTCGAACGGCTCGAAGGTTTTGCCCGGGCGCTCGATCCGCGTGTCGTTCAAGTCATGGCTTCGCTGGCTGGTGAATACGATGTCGTCCTGGTGGCCGGTTCGGATGGTCGCCTGGCAGCCGATATTCGCCCGCTGGTCCGTTGCTCGGTGTCGGTGATTGTCGAGGAAAACGGCAAGCGCGAACAAGGTGGTGCCGGTGGCGGCGGTCGTTTCGATTTTGCCTATTTTGACGACGAAGTGCTCCAGCGCTACGCCAAGGAAGCGGTTCATCAGGCCGTCATCAACCTGCACGCCGACGCGGCGCCAGCCGGGCAAATGACGGTCGTGCTTGGTTCCGGTTGGCCCGGCATCCTGCTGCACGAAGCGGTCGGTCATGGCCTGGAAGGCGATTTCAATCGCAAGGGCAGTTCGGCGTTCAGCGGCCGGGTTGGCCAGCGCGTCGCCGCCAAGGGCGTCACCGTTATCGACGATGGCACCATTGCCGATCGCCGTGGTTCCTTGAATATCGACGATGAGGGGAACACGACGCAGCGCACCGTGCTGATCGAGGACGGCATTCTCAAGGGTTACATGCAGGACAGCCTGAATGCCCGCCTGATGGGCGTTGCCCCGACCGGTAACGGCCGGCGCGAATCCTTCGCTCACCTGCCGCTACCGCGCATGACCAACACCATGATGCTGGCCGGCGAGCACGATCCGCAGGAAATCATCAAATCGGTCAAGAAGGGCATCTACGCGGCCAATTTCGGTGGCGGGCAGGTCGATATCACGAGCGGAAAATTCGTTTTCTCGATGAGCGAGGCCTACCTGATCGAGGACGGCAAGGTGACGCGCCCGATCAAGGGGGCGACGCTGATCGGCAACGGGCCGGATGCGATGACGCGCATTTCGATGATCGGCAACGATCTGCAGCTTGATCCCGGTGTCGGCACCTGCGGCAAGGATGGCCAGAGCGTCCCGGTCGGTGTCGGTCAGCCGACCTTGCGTATCGATGGACTGACGGTGGGTGGTACGGCATAA
- a CDS encoding c-type cytochrome, producing the protein MRSWFYVLGILAASGMAHAQPALQERLKSVSADPAALKQAVEAGKKASFFCANCHGEDGISKSPEVPNLAGQNPAYLLEQIRKFGSGERKDPFMQGLIKVLKDDERLQITLFYAGVSVRPSSADPVQVARGKGLFDKLCVRCHGEQAHGNDAYPRLAGQKLPYLQTSITRYRDQTGVRNNQLMSIATAPLKNEDIVAIAHYLTQLP; encoded by the coding sequence ATGCGGTCTTGGTTTTATGTGCTGGGAATCTTGGCCGCAAGCGGTATGGCGCATGCCCAGCCGGCGCTGCAAGAGCGCCTGAAATCAGTTTCGGCTGACCCTGCTGCCCTCAAGCAGGCCGTCGAAGCCGGCAAGAAAGCGTCGTTTTTCTGTGCCAATTGCCATGGTGAAGACGGCATCAGCAAGTCGCCGGAAGTCCCCAACCTGGCCGGACAAAATCCGGCTTACCTGCTGGAGCAGATTCGCAAGTTCGGCAGTGGCGAACGCAAGGATCCCTTCATGCAGGGCCTGATCAAGGTGCTCAAGGACGATGAGCGCCTCCAGATCACCTTGTTTTACGCCGGGGTCAGCGTTCGTCCCTCGTCGGCCGATCCGGTTCAGGTTGCCCGCGGCAAGGGCTTGTTCGACAAATTGTGCGTTCGCTGTCATGGTGAGCAGGCGCATGGCAACGATGCCTATCCTCGACTGGCCGGCCAGAAGCTACCTTATCTGCAGACGTCGATCACGCGCTATCGTGACCAGACCGGGGTGCGCAACAACCAGTTGATGTCGATCGCGACGGCGCCGCTGAAGAACGAAGATATCGTTGCCATCGCCCATTATCTGACCCAGCTTCCCTGA